A section of the Heterodontus francisci isolate sHetFra1 chromosome 7, sHetFra1.hap1, whole genome shotgun sequence genome encodes:
- the orc2 gene encoding origin recognition complex subunit 2, which translates to MRPRELRFIGDEEALGQIGERQEGIKLQNNVPRTLVNVKKALQKREEVELDQESSEIFNERDYVEALGTGSSGCLGSVVDGMPAAGGDVFTFQTIKRGDKMAKLASELAHTPGKSVTFCAADRRLTADRAGNRGQSIQSKTPSKGKRQFVSTTPYRLRKRLTDLVDLSGDSESDYSSSDSERGEESFPGEAANPSPVLEAVTSAPAPGKTPAKKSRKPAQPSTVELYFEAHSSSKVLTSDRTLQKLRTPKLDQETLARLLSDDSLLFASELRQLNKEHEKLFHKWMLQTQLGFSLVLYGLGSKRELLEEFRSRMLEGTVHLVVNGFFPSITLKSILNSITEEVLGYEGSFRNPVDQLGFIVRAFKEDPTLDLYLLIHNIDGQMLRGDRNQQIVSQLAAIPGIHLIASIDHLNAPLMWDQTRSCLFNWLWYEVTTFKPYTEETSYENSLLVRQSGALALSSLTHVLRSLTPNARGIFKLLAQFQLNNKDNLSYPGLSFQDFYQRCREAFLVNSNLTLRAQLTEFRDHRLIRNKKGADGVEYLVIPVDVATLSDFLEMEDKET; encoded by the exons ATGAGGCCTCGGGAGCTGCGATTCATCGGAGACGAGGAGGCGCTGGGGCAGATCGGGGAGCGGCAGGAGG GTATTAAACTGCAGAACAATGTGCCTCGGACATTAGTGAACGTGAAGAAAGCTCTCCAGAAACGGGAGGAGGTGGAGCTGGATCAGGAGAGTTCGGAGATCTTCAATGAGCGCGATTATGTGGAGGCCCTTGGAACAGGCAGCTCAG GTTGCCTGGGTAGTGTGGTTGATGGGATGCCTGCAGCCGGTGGTGACGTCTTTACCTTTCAAACCATCAAAAGAGGAGACAAGATGGCGAAACTGG CCTCTGAACTTGCCCATACTCCGGGGAAAAGTGTGACTTTCTGTGCGGCTGACAGACGACTGACAGCAGATCGAGCTGGGAATCGCG GACAGTCAATCCAGAGCAAGACCCCATCCAAG GGTAAGAGGCAGTTTGTTTCGACAACCCCCTACAGGCTGAGGAAAAGGCTGACTG ACTTGGTCGATTTGAGTGGTGACAGCGAGAGCGATTACTCGTCTTCAGActcggagaggggagaggagagtttCCCGGGGGAAGCTGCCAATCCCAGCCCAGTGCTCGAAGCAGTGACATCGGCTCCAGCTCCAGGCAAAACCCCAGCCAAGAAATCAAGGAAACCCGCCCAG CCAAGCACTGTTGAGCTTTACTTCGAAGCTCATAGCAGTTCAAAGGTCCTGACCTCTGACCGCACATTACAGAAGCTGCGGACCCCAAAGTTGGATCAG GAGACATTGGCAAGGCTGCTAAGTGATGACAGTTTGCTCTTTGCAAGTGAGCTCAGGCAGCTCAACAAAGAACATGAAAAGCTGTTTCACAAGTGGATGCTGCAAACACA gttggGGTTTAGCCTCGTGTTGTATGGACTTGGCTCCAAGCGGGAGTTGCTGGAAGAATTCCGCTCTCGGATGCTGGAGGGCACTGTCCACTTGGTGGTGAACGGATTCTTCCCAAGTATTACTCTTAAATCC ATTCTGAATTCTATAACGGAAGAGGTTTTAGGATATGAAGGAAGCTTCCGGAACCCTGTGGACCAACTTGGCTTCATCGTTAGGGCATTTAAGGAGG ATCCCACGTTGGATCTTTATCTTTTGATTCATAACATTGATGGGCAGATGCTGCGAGGGGACCGGAACCAGCAGATAGTGAGCCAGCTCGCTGCCATCCCTGGCATCCACCTCATTGCCTCCATTGATCACCTGAATGCACCTTTAA TGTGGGATCAGACACGGAGCTGTCTCTTTAACTGGCTGTGGTATGAGGTGACGACCTTTAAACCCTACACAGAGGAGACCTCGTATGAGAACTCGCTGCTGGTGCGACAGTCGGGAGCGTTGGCACTGAGCTCGCTGACTCACGTACTGCGCAGCCTCACTCCCAACGCCAG GGGGATATTTAAACTGTTGGCTCAGTTTCAGTTGAACAACAAGGATAACTTGTCTTACCCAG gctTGTCCTTTCAGGATTTCTACCAGCGATGTCGTGAGGCTTTTCTGGTGAACAGCAACCTCACCCTGCGGGCACAGCTCACTGAGTTCAGAGATCACAGACTCATCAGGAATAAAAAG GGTGCTGATGGTGTCGAGTATCTCGTTATCCCTGTTGATGTGGCAACACTGAGCGACTTCCTCGAAATGGAGGATAAGGAGACCTAG